The Pangasianodon hypophthalmus isolate fPanHyp1 chromosome 5, fPanHyp1.pri, whole genome shotgun sequence genome includes a window with the following:
- the ftcdnl1 gene encoding formiminotransferase N-terminal subdomain-containing protein isoform X2, producing the protein MTSALGRRLVACLLNISEARERDVVEKVAQAAITHQHGGRRKGATVLNIFSDHDYNRSVLTIVAGIELIGEVVLSASERAFSLIDMTKHEGIHPCMGAVDLVPFYPLGEEVSLEDCGKEAQALGTALTERVPGTSAFFFGWADIPLHRGLAHRRKELGWFRKVPNMAAVRPDVGPLPMRRCGLTGIGASPYVMNCNVTIDTQDVSLGRDVAAAIRESSPGGIPGVQVMALPHEGTVEIACNVESVPCSAAGGESWPAFRVGDQKFCHAPASLITTRVTELARCRGVRTRGTALVGFTPLECKRLAERALSQDIGEFWKELHGVRM; encoded by the exons ATGACCTCTGCGCTGGGTCGCCGCCTGGTTGCATGTCTTCTGAACATCTCTGAGGCTCGGGAAAGAGATGTGGTGGAGAAGGTGGCACAGGCAGCCATCACCCACCAGCATG GAGGAAGACGAAAAGGCGCAACTGTCCTCAACATCTTCAGTGATCATGACTACAACCGTTCCGTTCTTACCATTGTGGCTGGCATTGAGCTAATCG GGGAGGTGGTTCTGTCGGCGTCAGAGCGGGCCTTCTCGCTGATCGACATGACGAAGCATGAAGGAATTCACCCTTGCATGGGAGCTGTGGATCTCGTGCCCTTCTACCCTCTGGGAGAGGAGGTGAGCTTGGAGGATTGTGGAAAGGAGGCTCAAG CTTTAGGCACTGCTCTGACTGAGCGAGTGCCAGGCACCAGCGCGTTTTTCTTCGGCTGGGCAGATATACCACTGCATCGTGGCCTGGCACACAGGAGGAAAGAGCTGGGCTGGTTCAGGAAGGTTCCCAACATGGCTGCCGTCCGGCCAGATGTTGGACCACTGCCCATGAGACGATGTGGACTAACAG GCATCGGCGCAAGCCCTTATGTAATGAACTGCAATGTGACCATCGATACCCAGGATGTGTCGTTAGGGCGGGACGTGGCCGCCGCCATCCGAGAGTCCAGTCCAGGTGGAATCCCGGGGGTGCAGGTCATGGCTCTTCCTCATGAAGGTACTGTGGAAATTGCCTGCAATGTGGAAAGTGTACCATGTTCAGCTGCTGGAGGGGAATCGTGGCCAGCATTCAGAGTTGGGGATCAGAAATTCTGCCACGCTCCAGCATCACTCATTACCACGCGTGTAACAGAGTTGGCCAGGTGCCGGGGTGTGAGGACACGAGGAACGGCGCTGGTTGGGTTCACACCGCTCGAGTGTAAGAGACTGGCTGAAAGAGCGCTGTCTCAGGATATCGGAGAGTTTTGGAAGGAGCTACACGGAGTGCGCATGTAG
- the nabp1a gene encoding SOSS complex subunit B2 — MSNINNDAVILIKDVKPGSKNLHIVFIVLEIGRVTKTKDGHEVRSCKVADKSGSIAISVWDELGSLIQPGDIIRLTRGYASIWKGCLTLYTGRGGDLQKIGEFCMVYSEVPNFSEPNPELLAQANQQNKTGKEQRGNSPPNQNAPPPPVQAGNGTMQTYPNNNAPPPANFPAPGRANGRVPGNGPPPVTAGQPAPPKPSVTISNGRDPRRASKR; from the exons ATGTCGAATATAAACAACGACGCCGTGATCCTGATTAAAGACGTAAAACCGGGATCTAAAAACCTGCATATCGTCTTTATAGTTTTGGAAATAG GTCGTGTGACCAAGACAAAGGACGGACACGAAGTGCGCTCCTGTAAAGTGGCGGATAAGAGCGGCAGTATCGCCATCTCCGTCTGGGATGAACTGGGCAGCCTTATCCAGCCTGGGGACATCATCCGCCTTACACGAGG CTATGCCTCTATTTGGAAGGGGTGTCTTACCTTGTACACGGGCCGAGGTGGAGATCTGCAGAAAATCGGAGA GTTCTGCATGGTGTACTCAGAAGTTCCAAACTTCAGTGAGCCAAATCCTGAGCTGCTAGCCCAAGCCAACCAGCAGAACAAAACG GGTAAAGAACAGCGTGGAAACTCCCCGCCTAACCAAAACgcacctcctcctcctgtccAAGCAG GAAATGGCACCATGCAGACGTATCCCAATAATAACGCACCCCCTCCAGCCAACTTCCCAGCTCCCGGGAGAGCGAATGGCCGTGTTCCTGGAAACGGCCCGCCACCGGTCACTGCAGGACAGCCTGCACCTCCTAAACCGTCCGTCACCATCAGCAACGGCAGGGACCCTCGACGCGCTTCCAAGAGATGA